The following coding sequences are from one Luteimonas sp. S4-F44 window:
- a CDS encoding WGR domain-containing protein: MRVLLQQPAQGHEAARFVQLMLQPDLLGGWTLVRESGQIGGRSQLRSQQYADEPSALGALERARDTQLRRGFHLVGTHAATMPSAP, encoded by the coding sequence ATGCGAGTGCTGCTGCAACAACCGGCCCAGGGCCACGAGGCCGCGCGTTTCGTCCAGCTGATGCTGCAGCCTGACCTGCTCGGCGGCTGGACGCTCGTGCGCGAATCGGGGCAGATCGGCGGGCGCAGCCAGTTGCGCAGCCAGCAGTACGCCGACGAACCTAGCGCGCTGGGGGCGCTCGAACGCGCGCGAGACACCCAACTGCGGCGCGGTTTCCACCTGGTCGGCACACACGCAGCGACGATGCCGTCCGCCCCCTGA